A region of Ochotona princeps isolate mOchPri1 chromosome 2, mOchPri1.hap1, whole genome shotgun sequence DNA encodes the following proteins:
- the HCRTR1 gene encoding orexin/Hypocretin receptor type 1: protein MEPSAAPGAQTGVPSGGGQVTPGPPDYEDEFLRYLWRDYLYPKQYEWVLIAAYVAVFLVALVGNTLVCLAVWRNHHMRTVTNYFIVNLSLADVLVTAICLPASLLVDITESWLFGHTLCKVIPYLQAVSVSVVVLTLSSIALDRWYAICHPLLFKSTARRARGSILGIWAVSLAVMVPQAAVMECSSVLPELANRTRLFSVCDEHWADDLYPKIYHSCFFIVTYLAPLGLMAMAYFQIFRKLWGRQIPGTTSALVRNWKRPSDQLDSQGPGLGLEPQPRARAFLAEVKQMRARRKTAKMLMVVLLVFALCYLPISVLNVLKRVFGMFRQASDREAVYACFTFSHWLVYANSAANPIIYNFLSGKFREQFKAAFSCCLPDLGTRSSASHKSLSLQSRCSVSKISEHVVLTSVTTVLP from the exons ATGGAACCCTCGGCTGCCCCGGGGGCCCAGACTGGGGTTCCCTCTGGCGGGGGGCAGGTGACCCCTGGGCCTCCAGACTATGAGGATGAGTTTCTCCGCTACCTGTGGCGTGACTACCTGTACCCGAAGCAATACGAGTGGGTTCTCATCGCTGCCTATGTGGCCGTGTTCCTGGTGGCTCTGGTGGGCAACACGCTGG TCTGTCTGGCCGTGTGGCGGAACCACCACATGAGGACGGTCACCAACTACTTCATCGTCAACCTGTCCCTGGCTGATGTGTTGGTGACGGCAATCTGCCTGCCGGCCAGCCTCCTGGTGGATATcactgagtcctggctctttGGCCACACCCTCTGCAAGGTCATCCCCTATCTACAG GCCGTGTCCGTGTCAGTGGTGGTTTTGACTCTGAGCTCTATCGCCCTGGACCGCTGGTATGCCATCTGCCACCCGCTGCTGTTCAAGAGCACCGCCCGGCGTGCCCGTGGCTCCATCCTGGGCATATGGGCTGTGTCACTGGCTGTCATGGTGCCCCAGGCTGCTGTCATGGAGTGTAGCAGCGTGCTGCCCGAGTTGGCCAACCGTACTCGGCTCTTCTCCGTGTGTGATGAACACTGGGCAG ATGATCTGTACCCCAAGATCTACCACAGCTGCTTCTTCATTGTCACCTACCTGGCCCCACTGGGCCTCATGGCCATGGCCTATTTCCAGATCTTCCGCAAACTCTGGGGCCGCCAG ATCCCTGGCACCACCTCAGCTCTGGTGCGCAACTGGAAGCGGCCCTCAGACCAGCTGGACagccagggcccaggcctgggcttGGAGCCCCAGCCCCGGGCCCGCGCCTTCCTGGCTGAGGTGAAGCAGATGCGAGCCCGGAGGAAGACGGCCAAGATGCTGATGGTGGTACTTCTGGTCTTTGCCCTCTGCTACCTGCCCATCAGCGTCCTCAATGTCCTCAAGAG GGTGTTCGGGATGTTCCGCCAAGCCAGTGACCGAGAGGCTGTCTATGCCTGCTTCACATTCTCCCACTGGCTAGTTTATGCCAACAGCGCCGCCAACCCCATCATCTACAACTTCCTCAGTG GCAAATTCCGGGAGCAGTTTAAGGCTGCcttctcctgctgcctgccagactTGGGGACCCGCTCCTCTGCCAGCCACAAGTCTTTGTCCTTGCAGAGCCGGTGCTCCGTCTCCAAAATCTCGGAGCACGTGGTGCTCACCAGTGTCACCACGGTGCTGCCTTGA
- the PEF1 gene encoding peflin → MASYPYGQGCPGAAGQAPGAPPGGYYSGPPHGGGQYGSGLPPGGGYGGPAPGGPYGPPAGGGPYGHPTPGGVPPGGPYGGAAPGGPYGPPPPSAYGAQQPGAYGQGGAPPGVDPEAYSWFQSVDSDHSGYISIKELKQALVNSNWSSFNDETCLMMINMFDKTKSGRIDVYGFSALWKFIQQWKNLFQQYDRDHSGSISYTELQQALSQMGYNLSPQFTQLLVSRYCPRSASPAMQLDRFIQVCTQLQVLTEAFREKDTAVQGNIRLSFEDFVTMTASRML, encoded by the exons ATGGCCAGCTATCCGTACGGGCAG GGCTGCCCAGGAGCTGCAGGACAAGCGCCCGGAGCCCCTCCAGGTGGCTACTACTCTGGACCCCCCCACGGTGGAGGACAGTATGGCAGTGGGCTGCCCCCTGGGGGTGGTTATGGGGGTCCTGCTCCTGGAGGGCCATATGGACCACCAGCTGGTGGAGGGCCCTATGGACACCCCACCCCAGGGGGCGTCCCACCTGGAGGACCCTATGGTGGGGCAGCCCCAGGAGGCCCCTATGGGCCACCACCTCCAAGCGCCTATGGAGCCCAGCAGCCCGGGGCTTATGGACAGG GCGGTGCCCCTCCCGGTGTGGATCCTGAGGCCTACTCCTGGTTCCAGTCAGTGGACTCCGATCACAGTGGTTACATCTCCATCAAGGAGCTAAAGCAGGCGCTGGTCAACTCCAACTGGTCCTCATTCAATGACGAGACATGTCTCATGATGATCA ACATGTTTGACAAGACCAAGTCAGGCCGCATTGATGTCTACGGATTCTCGGCCTTGTGGAAGTTCATCCAGCAGTGGAAGAACCTCTTCCAGCAGTATGACCGTGACCACTCCGGCTCCATCAGCTACACAGAGCTGCAGCAAG CTCTCTCCCAGATGGGCTACAACCTGAGCCCCCAATTCACCCAGCTTCTGGTCTCCCGCTACTGCCCGCGTTCTGCCAGTCCTGCCATGCAGCTTGACCGCTTCATCCAGGTGTGCACCCAGCTGCAGGTGCTGACTGAGGCCTTCCGGGAGAAGGACACCGCCGTACAGGGCAACATCCGGCTCAGCTTTGAGGACTTTGTTACCATGACAGCCTCACGGATGCTCTGA